The genome window GAAACGTTTAAAAAATTCTCAGAAGCTATTTTTAATTTTATGTCAAATACGATACCAAGTATAGTCGACATGTTGGTTGATCGAATTACTGACAATTTTCAGATCATCATCCCTGGAAAATGATCTGGAAGGGGTATATACAAGGGCCTGATGTACCTTTAAATCCAGGACAGCCTGTGGAAGAAATTTTGTATTGATAAGCATTTCCATGTTCTAAAAAATAACCAATTAAAATAACCCCGTAAAATCCAACAAAACCAAAGAAAAGAACCGCTTCTTTTCTTGATCAAGCTATGATTTTAGGATATTGTTTCCCTAAGGCTTCCCCATTGGATGCAAAAATAAAATGTTTAGAACGGCATCAACCTATCTCGAACAAAACTGGATTATTGGTAAAGACAGAAAACCGCTTGTTGTAAGGGGTGCGCGGCAAGTTGGAAAGACATGGCTAGTCAGAGAGCTTTCAAAAAATACCGAAAAAAAATTGATTGAAATTAATTTCGAGCGGGATCCCGAAATCAGATCGCTTTTTGACGACAATAACCCAAAAAGCATTCTGCAGAACTTGGAGGTATATCTTGGGACAAAAATAACTCCTGCTTCCAGTTTGCTTTTTTTAGACGAAATCCAAGAAGCCCCAGAGATATTGGCTAAGCTTCGATGGTTTTATGAGGAAACCCCAGAGCTTTCTGTTGTTGCGGCAGGATCATTGCTTGAATTTACCCTTCAGTCACATAGTGGAAGCATGCCCGTGGGACGAATTACGTATCTCCATCTTGAGCCCCTCTCTTTTGAGGAATTTTTATGCGCTCAAGGCTTGGAAACGCTGCTGGATTATATCCGTAAAATAACACTCCCGTTTGCAATTCCTATTGCGATCCATCAAAGCCTGCAGAATCACTTTAGACGATATCTCCAGATAGGGGGAATGCCTGCGGCAGTATCGCGGTGGATTGACGATCAATCAATAGAATCCATTATGATTCTGCAGCAAGATCTGCTGTCAACATATCGTGATGATTTTTTTAAATATAAAGGTCGAATCGATGTTCAAAGACTTGATACCCTGTTAAAAGCGATTCCCTCACAGTTGGGCGAAAAATTTGTCTGTTCAAAGGCAGATCCATCCATACAGTCATCAGCTGCAAA of Alphaproteobacteria bacterium contains these proteins:
- a CDS encoding AAA family ATPase, with protein sequence MFRTASTYLEQNWIIGKDRKPLVVRGARQVGKTWLVRELSKNTEKKLIEINFERDPEIRSLFDDNNPKSILQNLEVYLGTKITPASSLLFLDEIQEAPEILAKLRWFYEETPELSVVAAGSLLEFTLQSHSGSMPVGRITYLHLEPLSFEEFLCAQGLETLLDYIRKITLPFAIPIAIHQSLQNHFRRYLQIGGMPAAVSRWIDDQSIESIMILQQDLLSTYRDDFFKYKGRIDVQRLDTLLKAIPSQLGEKFVCSKADPSIQSSAAKQILSLFNKARLCHVVQNSSGNGVPLAAEVKDKAFKQIFLDTGLANRFLGTNFSFSKTTIEGGISEQVVGQMLRCLFPFYQEPALYYWRREEKGSSAEIDYLLEHKDHIIPIEVKSGSTGSLKSLHFFMNLKHLSLAVRINNDLPSVTPVAVKNTDKAETSYTLLSIPFYLTGQIHRLLNDLG